A window of the Cystobacter fuscus genome harbors these coding sequences:
- a CDS encoding NUDIX hydrolase — protein MSDRHPFQGNWVARLYERVRERGYDSLTAFAEARPTTSLVALAEELGPNDVAGVQVFKGLVAEAERSRRVTRLVRGQLVRELWACLPNGWPAVLDDANRFDVAHALGAWAAFTPETHKDRADKAGDALLATPPPPGWRPFGPDDELLLTLLPDEEA, from the coding sequence ATGAGCGACAGACATCCTTTTCAGGGCAACTGGGTGGCACGCCTGTACGAGCGGGTCCGCGAGCGAGGTTACGATTCACTCACGGCTTTCGCTGAGGCGCGCCCCACCACCTCGCTGGTGGCTCTGGCCGAAGAGCTTGGTCCAAACGACGTCGCAGGAGTGCAAGTGTTCAAAGGACTGGTGGCCGAAGCAGAGCGAAGTCGTCGGGTCACACGCCTTGTGCGCGGACAACTCGTGCGAGAACTGTGGGCGTGTCTCCCAAACGGCTGGCCGGCCGTGCTCGACGACGCAAACCGTTTCGACGTCGCCCATGCACTCGGTGCGTGGGCTGCCTTCACCCCAGAAACCCATAAGGATCGTGCCGACAAGGCCGGCGATGCGCTACTCGCTACGCCGCCGCCCCCCGGCTGGCGCCCGTTCGGCCCCGACGACGAGTTGCTGCTTACGCTCCTGCCCGATGAAGAAGCCTGA
- a CDS encoding NUDIX hydrolase — protein sequence MSGGHAWEGNWVARLYERVREHGYDSLTAFAEARPAVPLNLLAEELGPDDIAGVQVFRGLLAEAERGHRVTRFVRDVLVRELAESLPDGWPTVLDDTSRGEIAMALGTWTADTPETHKERVRQARAALRATPPPPGWRPLSPDDELLLTLLPDEEV from the coding sequence ATGAGCGGCGGACATGCCTGGGAAGGCAACTGGGTAGCCCGACTGTACGAGCGGGTGCGCGAGCACGGTTACGACTCGTTGACCGCCTTTGCCGAGGCGCGCCCCGCCGTTCCCCTGAATTTGCTGGCCGAGGAGCTTGGTCCGGACGACATCGCCGGGGTGCAGGTGTTCAGAGGGTTGCTTGCCGAGGCGGAGCGAGGCCACCGGGTCACACGCTTCGTGCGCGATGTTCTCGTGCGCGAACTTGCAGAGAGCCTCCCTGACGGCTGGCCGACCGTGCTGGACGACACAAGCCGTGGAGAGATTGCCATGGCGCTCGGCACGTGGACCGCCGACACCCCAGAAACGCATAAGGAGCGTGTCAGGCAGGCCCGCGCAGCTCTGCGTGCCACGCCACCACCGCCCGGCTGGCGCCCACTCAGCCCTGACGATGAACTGCTGCTCACGCTCCTGCCTGACGAGGAAGTCTGA
- a CDS encoding NUDIX hydrolase, producing the protein MSDGHPFQGNWVARLYERVRERGYDSLTAFAEARPTASLVALAKELGKDDIAGMQVFQGLVAEAERSHEITRLVRGQFVRELYESLPDGWPTVMDDANRFKVAKALGSWTAFTPESHEERVRQARAVLRATPPPPGWRPLGPDDKLLLSLLPDEEV; encoded by the coding sequence ATGAGCGACGGACATCCTTTTCAGGGCAACTGGGTGGCACGCCTGTACGAGCGGGTCCGCGAGCGCGGCTACGATTCGCTCACCGCTTTCGCCGAGGCGCGCCCCACAGCCTCGTTGGTGGCACTGGCCAAGGAACTTGGCAAGGACGACATTGCCGGAATGCAGGTGTTCCAGGGGCTGGTGGCCGAAGCGGAACGAAGCCATGAGATCACCCGCCTGGTGCGCGGCCAATTCGTGCGTGAACTGTACGAGAGCCTCCCCGACGGCTGGCCCACCGTGATGGATGACGCAAACCGTTTCAAGGTTGCAAAGGCGCTCGGCTCGTGGACTGCTTTCACCCCAGAAAGCCATGAAGAGCGTGTCAGGCAGGCCAGGGCGGTGCTCCGGGCAACGCCGCCTCCGCCCGGTTGGCGACCACTCGGCCCTGACGACAAACTGCTCCTCTCACTTCTACCCGACGAGGAAGTCTGA
- a CDS encoding ABC transporter ATP-binding protein has translation MSQVSSSGVVRRLLALVQPEWRTLCVALFFLLLGSGLSLVYPQAVRFIIDEALGSKDATLIDRVVLAMVVVFAVQAGADSLRYYFFTQTGERIVVRLRHELFSRLVAQEVGFFDQHKTGELTSRLSADTTVLQNVVSANIATALRSGAQVVGGLGMLLYTSPRLTLLMLAVVPPMVITTVLFGRRIRLSSRRVHAALAEATGVADEILSGIRTVRAFAAERHEVGRYRQRLGTAFELARERTRLSTGYVVGTSFGGLAAAALVLWYGTRLMLRGELTMGSLTSFLVYTTLVSVALSGLTDLWAELLRASGAAERVFEMIDRVPAIPSTGGEQLPEVKGRVTYQAVRFAYPARSDVPVLQEIDLELQPGEVVALVGPSGGGKSTIASLLVRLYDPQGGRVMLDGVDLRTLDPEWLRQQVGSVAQEPLLFSDSIADNIRYGRMDATDAEVEAAARAANAHEFISRFPEGYRTHVGERGVQLSGGQKQRIAIARAVLKDPRLLVLDEATSALDAESEHLVQEALDRLMRGRTTLIIAHRLSTVTGADRVLVVEGGRVVQSGSHAALMAQEGLYRRLVARQFVAA, from the coding sequence ATGTCCCAGGTCTCCTCCTCCGGTGTCGTGCGCCGCCTCCTGGCCCTGGTCCAGCCCGAGTGGCGGACCCTGTGCGTGGCCTTGTTCTTCCTGCTGCTCGGCAGCGGCTTGTCCCTCGTCTACCCCCAGGCCGTGCGCTTCATCATCGACGAGGCGCTCGGGTCGAAGGACGCCACCCTCATCGACCGGGTCGTGCTCGCCATGGTCGTCGTCTTCGCGGTGCAGGCCGGCGCCGATTCGCTGCGCTACTACTTCTTCACCCAGACGGGTGAGCGCATCGTGGTCCGGCTGCGGCACGAGCTGTTCTCGCGGCTGGTGGCCCAGGAGGTGGGCTTCTTCGATCAGCACAAGACGGGGGAGCTCACCAGCCGCCTGAGCGCGGACACCACGGTGTTGCAGAACGTGGTGAGCGCCAACATCGCCACGGCGCTGCGCAGCGGCGCGCAGGTGGTGGGGGGGCTGGGCATGCTCCTCTACACCTCGCCCCGGCTCACCCTGTTGATGCTGGCCGTCGTGCCGCCCATGGTCATCACCACCGTGCTCTTCGGCCGCCGCATCCGGCTGAGCTCGCGCCGGGTGCACGCCGCGCTCGCCGAGGCCACCGGCGTGGCGGACGAGATCCTCTCCGGCATCCGCACGGTGCGCGCCTTCGCCGCCGAGCGCCACGAGGTGGGCCGCTACCGTCAGCGGCTGGGCACCGCCTTCGAACTGGCGCGCGAGCGCACCCGCCTGTCCACGGGTTATGTCGTGGGCACCTCGTTCGGGGGGCTCGCCGCCGCGGCCCTGGTGCTGTGGTACGGCACCCGGTTGATGCTGCGGGGCGAGCTCACCATGGGCAGCCTCACCTCCTTCCTCGTCTACACCACGCTGGTCTCCGTGGCCCTGAGCGGGCTGACGGACCTGTGGGCGGAGCTGCTGCGGGCCTCCGGCGCGGCCGAGCGCGTCTTCGAGATGATCGATCGCGTCCCGGCCATTCCCTCCACGGGTGGCGAGCAGCTCCCGGAGGTGAAGGGCCGCGTCACCTACCAGGCAGTGCGCTTCGCCTATCCCGCGCGCTCGGACGTGCCCGTGCTCCAGGAGATTGACCTGGAACTGCAACCGGGCGAGGTGGTGGCCCTGGTCGGCCCCTCGGGCGGGGGCAAGTCCACCATCGCCAGCCTGCTGGTGCGTCTGTACGACCCTCAAGGGGGGCGCGTGATGCTGGATGGCGTGGATCTGCGCACGCTGGATCCGGAGTGGCTGCGCCAGCAGGTGGGCTCGGTGGCGCAGGAGCCGTTGCTCTTCTCCGACTCCATCGCGGACAACATCCGCTACGGCCGCATGGATGCCACCGACGCCGAGGTGGAGGCCGCTGCTCGCGCCGCCAACGCCCACGAGTTCATCTCCCGCTTCCCCGAGGGCTACCGCACTCACGTGGGTGAGCGCGGGGTGCAGCTCTCTGGTGGGCAGAAGCAGCGCATCGCCATCGCCCGCGCAGTGCTCAAGGATCCACGCCTGTTGGTGCTCGACGAGGCCACCAGCGCCCTGGACGCCGAGAGTGAGCACCTGGTGCAGGAGGCCCTGGATCGGCTCATGCGGGGGCGCACCACGCTCATCATCGCCCACCGCCTGTCCACGGTGACGGGCGCGGACCGGGTGCTGGTGGTGGAGGGCGGCCGGGTGGTGCAGAGCGGCAGCCATGCCGCCCTCATGGCCCAGGAGGGCCTCTACCGCCGCCTGGTTGCGCGGCAGTTCGTGGCCGCTTGA
- a CDS encoding nucleotidyltransferase domain-containing protein, with translation MDEELSLVGMTEDMAANSVLYGFISLCQMAFPGRLRACYLLGSHAMGEAVADSDLDVTLVFKDRFLEGEQARHERLRQSVGLLSRIPVDSSAVEESRLLRDGAVNLKQASLFLAGEDLRERIPLMPVEEWVRVAMHRPYAFMERARSRAEGEPLRYPLAYPDPRGAFLGYDYSAVMDARGQPQPGFKELVSIAARIAAAEAALKSGAQAFFKRASIEAHRQHVNDERTLLFERIYECRARWGYQVPSAEEDRAYLRSLCEGMLDAENRFLGLYRDFLLAELERGGVGSRALAARRLGDILYAGDEVPTALKRLEDAPEPEVREAARESLRRIARYSSPPAPAV, from the coding sequence ATGGATGAAGAGCTGTCGTTGGTCGGCATGACGGAGGACATGGCGGCCAACTCCGTCCTCTATGGCTTCATCAGCCTGTGTCAGATGGCCTTCCCGGGGCGCCTCCGGGCCTGCTACCTGCTGGGCAGCCACGCCATGGGCGAGGCCGTGGCCGACAGCGACCTCGACGTGACCCTGGTCTTCAAGGACCGCTTCCTCGAGGGCGAGCAGGCGCGGCACGAGCGCCTGCGCCAGTCCGTGGGCCTGTTGAGCCGCATCCCCGTGGACTCGAGCGCGGTGGAGGAGTCCCGGCTGTTGCGCGACGGGGCCGTCAACCTCAAGCAGGCCTCCCTGTTCCTCGCGGGAGAGGACCTCCGCGAGCGCATTCCGCTGATGCCCGTCGAGGAGTGGGTGCGCGTCGCCATGCACCGTCCCTACGCCTTCATGGAGCGCGCCCGCTCGCGCGCCGAGGGCGAACCGCTGCGCTACCCCCTCGCGTATCCGGATCCGCGCGGAGCGTTCCTCGGCTACGACTACTCCGCGGTGATGGACGCGCGGGGCCAGCCCCAGCCGGGCTTCAAGGAGCTCGTCTCCATCGCGGCCCGGATCGCGGCGGCCGAGGCGGCGCTGAAGTCCGGAGCCCAGGCCTTCTTCAAGCGCGCCTCCATCGAGGCGCATCGCCAGCACGTGAACGACGAGCGGACGCTCCTGTTCGAGCGCATCTATGAGTGCCGTGCGCGCTGGGGCTATCAGGTGCCTTCCGCCGAGGAGGACCGGGCGTATCTGCGCTCGCTGTGCGAGGGCATGCTGGACGCGGAGAACCGGTTCCTGGGCCTCTACAGGGACTTCCTGCTGGCCGAGTTGGAGCGGGGTGGGGTGGGCTCCCGGGCGCTGGCGGCCCGGCGGCTGGGTGACATCCTTTATGCCGGTGACGAGGTCCCCACCGCCTTGAAGCGGCTGGAGGACGCGCCCGAGCCGGAAGTGCGCGAGGCCGCCCGGGAGTCGCTCCGCCGCATCGCCCGATACTCCTCTCCTCCCGCGCCCGCGGTTTGA
- a CDS encoding Ig-like domain-containing protein, with product MKTIRLVAGCLVLGMLGCGGDADSVAPVNVRVVEGVTPGERVSGSRILRATAEDNSGTVARVEFSVAGSPVCVDDIARRSGSTFSCTWDSSTTPAGDHQLTVKAQDAAGNSALSAPISITVLAANRAPTLGPVTTTRKSLDEGSAASLAVTATDPDGDTLTYSWTQSPFAPLGTFAEGSNATPSWTAPFISRDTTFLLKVTVSDGRGGSTQGTVSVNVVNVPALNQKPSVDALEEPEALVAGRSHPFFVSARDPDGDPLTYSWTTEPPGAGVFSHPDQPSSEWRSGELSQPASYTVKVTVSDGTSSETRSVPVQVGVPSYARDIEPLWSSRCSSCHNENGLEGLNLLVGKSHASLMASGVGACASGPRVSPGRPEESLLVRRISGEECGTRMPMGNSDYFDSNPGELTQIRSWILAGALDN from the coding sequence ATGAAAACGATTCGGCTCGTCGCGGGCTGTCTTGTCTTGGGGATGCTCGGGTGTGGCGGGGACGCGGACTCCGTCGCGCCGGTGAATGTCCGGGTGGTGGAGGGAGTGACGCCTGGCGAGCGCGTCTCGGGCTCGCGGATCCTCCGGGCCACCGCCGAGGACAACTCGGGCACGGTGGCCCGGGTGGAGTTCTCCGTCGCCGGCTCGCCGGTGTGCGTGGACGACATCGCACGGCGCTCCGGTTCGACCTTCTCGTGCACCTGGGACTCGTCCACCACCCCCGCGGGAGACCACCAGCTCACCGTGAAGGCCCAGGACGCCGCGGGCAACAGCGCCCTCTCCGCGCCCATCTCCATCACCGTCCTGGCGGCCAACCGCGCTCCCACGCTCGGTCCGGTGACCACGACGCGCAAGAGCCTCGACGAGGGCTCCGCCGCGAGCCTCGCGGTGACCGCCACGGATCCCGATGGCGACACGCTCACCTATTCCTGGACCCAGAGCCCGTTCGCGCCCCTGGGGACGTTCGCCGAAGGCAGCAACGCCACCCCCTCGTGGACCGCGCCGTTCATCTCCCGCGACACGACCTTCCTCCTGAAGGTGACGGTCTCCGACGGGAGGGGCGGCTCGACCCAGGGCACGGTGTCCGTCAACGTCGTGAACGTTCCCGCCCTCAACCAGAAACCCAGCGTGGACGCGCTCGAGGAGCCCGAGGCGCTCGTCGCGGGCAGGTCGCACCCCTTCTTCGTCTCCGCGAGGGATCCGGATGGGGATCCGCTCACCTATTCCTGGACGACGGAGCCCCCCGGCGCGGGGGTCTTCTCCCATCCGGACCAGCCCTCCTCCGAGTGGCGCTCGGGGGAACTCAGCCAGCCCGCCTCCTACACCGTGAAGGTCACCGTGTCCGATGGCACCAGCTCGGAGACCCGCTCGGTGCCCGTGCAGGTGGGCGTTCCCTCCTATGCCCGGGACATCGAGCCCCTGTGGAGCTCGCGGTGCTCGAGCTGCCACAACGAGAATGGCCTCGAGGGACTGAACCTGCTGGTGGGCAAGTCCCACGCCTCGCTGATGGCGTCGGGGGTGGGGGCGTGTGCCTCGGGCCCCCGGGTCTCGCCCGGCCGCCCCGAGGAGTCCCTGCTGGTCAGGCGCATCAGCGGCGAGGAGTGCGGCACCCGGATGCCCATGGGCAATTCCGACTACTTCGATTCCAACCCGGGAGAGCTCACGCAGATCCGCTCGTGGATCCTCGCGGGCGCGCTCGACAACTAG
- a CDS encoding MBL fold metallo-hydrolase, translating into MSSSPMYLKQNVVSEPLYNQWYAWWFLASPMTAPLFVANLHLKVMESFVANPAIHVAALKSPALRGGPYINYGVDKVKEVQALLERTRAEEALSLRYAQAMLELHKLLDTAEGFSLEELYPRVPDLLRGYVELTYDLNHRASPRFFESLLYRSPFHRESSQSLSMRLIHQDARPYVFSTPRLDSVDGALQIKRPYRDAALDRLYAMTRTPGPVEPVREALGIEPKDHDTFASFFTPEPPRPAPRYDGEGVRVRYFGHACVLIESRGVSLMTDPVISYDFPSELPRYTFADLPERIDYVLITHGHADHLMFEPLLQLRHRIGTIVVPASSGGGLADPSLKLMLKHAGFNNVVALSELDSLPLPGGELIGLPFIGEHGDLNIQAKIAHLVRLEGKNLLMAADSNALEPRLYEHVHREVGDIDMLWLGMESEGGPLSWMYGPLLPAPIQRKMDQSRRLNGSNAARAIDIVQRLNPKQVRIYAMGREPWLGHVMVMGYHENSPQLVEARKLIEYCRERGISGEMPYGQAEMLLR; encoded by the coding sequence ATGTCTTCGTCGCCCATGTACCTGAAGCAGAACGTCGTCTCCGAGCCTCTCTACAACCAGTGGTACGCGTGGTGGTTCCTGGCCTCGCCGATGACGGCCCCGCTCTTCGTGGCCAACCTGCACCTCAAGGTCATGGAGTCCTTCGTGGCCAACCCGGCCATCCACGTGGCGGCCCTGAAGAGTCCCGCCCTGCGGGGTGGGCCGTACATCAACTACGGCGTGGACAAGGTGAAGGAAGTCCAGGCGTTGCTGGAGCGCACGCGCGCGGAAGAGGCGCTGTCCTTGCGGTACGCGCAGGCCATGCTGGAGCTGCACAAGCTGCTGGACACGGCGGAGGGCTTCTCGCTGGAGGAGCTGTACCCGCGGGTGCCGGACCTGCTGCGAGGCTACGTGGAGCTCACGTATGACCTGAACCACCGGGCCTCGCCGCGCTTCTTCGAGTCGCTGCTCTATCGCAGCCCCTTCCACCGCGAGTCCTCGCAGAGCCTGTCCATGCGGCTCATCCACCAGGACGCCCGGCCGTATGTCTTCAGCACGCCCCGGCTGGATTCGGTGGACGGCGCCCTGCAGATCAAGCGGCCGTACCGGGACGCGGCCCTGGATCGGCTCTACGCCATGACGCGCACACCCGGGCCGGTGGAGCCGGTGCGCGAGGCCCTGGGCATCGAGCCGAAGGACCACGACACCTTCGCCTCCTTCTTCACGCCCGAGCCTCCGCGCCCCGCGCCCCGGTACGACGGCGAGGGGGTGCGCGTGCGCTACTTCGGCCACGCGTGCGTGCTCATCGAGTCGCGCGGTGTCAGCCTGATGACGGATCCGGTCATCAGCTATGACTTCCCCTCGGAGCTGCCGCGCTACACCTTCGCGGACCTGCCCGAGCGCATCGACTACGTCCTCATCACCCACGGCCACGCGGACCACTTGATGTTCGAGCCGCTGCTGCAATTGCGCCACCGCATCGGCACCATCGTAGTGCCCGCGAGCAGCGGCGGCGGGCTGGCGGATCCCTCGCTCAAGCTGATGCTCAAGCATGCCGGCTTCAACAACGTGGTGGCGCTGTCGGAGCTGGACTCGCTGCCGCTGCCGGGGGGAGAGCTCATCGGCCTGCCCTTCATCGGCGAGCATGGGGATCTCAACATCCAGGCGAAGATCGCCCACCTGGTGCGGCTGGAGGGCAAGAACCTGCTCATGGCGGCGGACTCCAACGCGCTCGAGCCGCGCCTGTACGAGCACGTGCACCGCGAGGTGGGCGACATCGACATGCTGTGGCTGGGCATGGAGTCGGAGGGAGGCCCGCTGAGCTGGATGTATGGTCCGCTGCTGCCCGCCCCCATCCAGCGCAAGATGGATCAATCGCGGCGGCTCAACGGCTCCAATGCGGCGCGCGCCATCGACATCGTCCAGCGGCTCAATCCCAAGCAGGTGCGCATCTACGCCATGGGCCGCGAGCCCTGGCTCGGCCATGTCATGGTGATGGGCTACCACGAGAACTCGCCGCAGTTGGTGGAGGCACGCAAGCTGATCGAGTACTGCCGCGAGCGGGGCATCTCCGGGGAGATGCCCTACGGTCAGGCCGAGATGTTGCTGCGCTGA
- a CDS encoding ATP-binding protein, which translates to MSQPSWLRTAARRSEEHAWLLGHVFMKYRQLERESSEELATRLGCSLETLAWLALCRRPSADRFAEELKVIAKRFNVEPKGLTEVIRRVERSASQDAKDASRFFLRPRQVKLASSHAGVNLAGTEHSSFMGETLVLPGHVEAVSHGVTSRRDLPIGVTRMSAAIVSHGGTSDASSRGSFRQEMPARFEGLLRTLALAERRSRLSAVMEPDLDRAVGFIDFGPNAGNDNLLTVLTTRENLHLLASQTFVRVKSRADNHSSLGVVVRGPFSDSNAISDGHVEIELLGEELGGKLVPSGRLPEPRSPVFLLEEGEGAAVLGMEGELCLGVVSGHDRMEVRLDPRDKSVLPRHTGIIGTAEGGKSTTVATLIHRAQAAGIATIVFDVEGEYTHVDEPTDHTAMLEALDRRGQTAEGVEELHIHHLVGHASRNPSHEDSHGFSLSFSSFSPYAIAELLDLPETQQECFLKAHDVTKLLLEDFGIFPRPESEEDRQRLLDADEFTTGHPGMTLQHLLDVVNAYLYCFSAEGRAEGRSRSRGEREHGELTPRGPRLLSGFGRDVRRVMARVHAQSRKNEISWKALAGKLHQLGRLKIFDVDTAPGVDPGTMLTPGRVSVIDLSGTDSSQLNNLVVSDLLRRLHEEQEVRHQRASAGGNPTTPVLIILEKAHEFLSASRISRMPVLFEQVTRIARRGRKHGLGLVFATQSPRHLPTEVLGLLNNFIIHQITDSSAISHLRRSVGGIDEDLWERVSRLAPGQAIVAFRNFLRPLMVTVDPAPVRCLPVD; encoded by the coding sequence ATGAGCCAGCCTAGCTGGTTGAGGACTGCGGCCCGGCGGAGCGAGGAACACGCGTGGCTGCTCGGTCATGTGTTCATGAAATACCGGCAGCTCGAGCGCGAATCATCCGAGGAACTCGCCACGCGGTTGGGTTGCTCGCTGGAGACGCTGGCCTGGCTCGCGCTCTGCCGCCGTCCCAGCGCGGACCGATTCGCCGAGGAGCTGAAAGTCATCGCGAAGCGCTTCAATGTGGAGCCCAAAGGTCTCACCGAGGTCATCCGGCGCGTGGAACGCTCCGCGAGCCAGGATGCCAAGGATGCATCAAGGTTCTTCCTCCGTCCCAGGCAGGTAAAGCTCGCGTCTTCTCACGCGGGAGTCAACCTGGCGGGTACCGAGCACTCGAGCTTCATGGGTGAGACGTTGGTGCTTCCGGGTCACGTCGAGGCCGTGAGTCATGGGGTGACCTCCCGTCGTGACTTGCCCATCGGTGTAACGCGGATGAGCGCCGCCATCGTCAGCCATGGTGGTACCTCGGATGCTTCCTCGCGGGGGAGCTTCCGTCAGGAGATGCCCGCCCGATTCGAGGGGTTGCTGCGAACCCTCGCGCTCGCCGAGCGGCGGTCAAGGCTCAGCGCGGTGATGGAGCCTGACCTGGACAGGGCCGTGGGATTCATCGATTTCGGCCCCAATGCAGGTAACGACAACCTCCTCACTGTCCTGACGACCCGAGAGAATCTCCACCTGCTTGCCTCCCAGACTTTCGTCCGGGTGAAGTCGCGAGCGGACAATCATTCCAGCCTGGGAGTGGTCGTCCGAGGACCATTCTCTGATTCCAATGCCATATCCGATGGGCACGTGGAGATCGAACTCCTGGGAGAAGAACTTGGCGGGAAACTCGTTCCTTCCGGACGACTGCCCGAGCCCAGGAGTCCTGTCTTCCTGCTGGAGGAGGGAGAGGGGGCGGCGGTTCTCGGCATGGAGGGAGAGCTGTGTCTGGGCGTGGTCTCGGGTCACGACCGGATGGAAGTCCGCCTGGATCCCCGCGACAAGTCCGTGCTGCCAAGGCATACGGGGATCATCGGAACGGCCGAGGGTGGCAAATCCACCACGGTCGCCACCCTCATCCACCGCGCCCAGGCCGCCGGCATCGCGACCATCGTCTTCGACGTCGAGGGGGAATACACGCATGTGGATGAACCCACGGATCATACGGCGATGCTCGAGGCCCTCGATCGCCGGGGACAGACAGCCGAAGGAGTCGAGGAACTCCACATCCATCACCTCGTGGGGCATGCGAGTCGCAATCCCAGTCACGAGGATTCGCACGGCTTCTCGCTGAGCTTCTCCAGCTTTTCACCCTACGCCATCGCGGAACTCCTCGATCTCCCGGAGACACAGCAGGAGTGCTTCCTCAAGGCCCATGACGTCACGAAACTGCTACTGGAGGACTTCGGGATCTTCCCCCGGCCCGAGAGCGAGGAAGATCGTCAGCGGTTGCTGGATGCCGATGAGTTCACGACGGGCCATCCCGGGATGACCCTCCAGCATCTGCTGGACGTCGTGAACGCGTACCTCTACTGCTTCAGTGCAGAAGGCAGGGCAGAGGGCCGGAGCAGGTCGCGCGGTGAGAGGGAGCACGGGGAACTCACGCCACGTGGTCCCCGCCTGCTCAGTGGATTCGGCCGCGACGTGCGGCGTGTGATGGCCCGAGTCCATGCCCAGAGCCGCAAGAACGAGATCAGCTGGAAGGCGCTGGCGGGCAAGCTCCACCAGCTGGGCCGGCTCAAGATCTTCGACGTCGATACGGCTCCCGGCGTGGATCCTGGCACCATGCTCACGCCCGGCCGGGTCTCGGTGATCGATCTGTCGGGCACGGACTCGTCCCAGCTCAACAACCTCGTCGTCTCCGACCTCCTCCGGCGACTGCACGAGGAGCAGGAGGTACGCCACCAGCGGGCCAGCGCGGGTGGGAACCCCACCACCCCGGTCCTCATCATTCTCGAGAAGGCACACGAGTTCCTGTCGGCCAGCCGCATCTCGCGGATGCCGGTGTTGTTCGAACAGGTGACGCGCATCGCCAGACGAGGACGCAAGCACGGGTTGGGGCTTGTCTTCGCTACCCAGTCGCCACGGCACCTCCCCACTGAGGTGCTGGGTCTGCTCAACAACTTCATCATCCACCAGATCACGGACAGCTCCGCCATCTCTCACCTGCGACGGTCCGTGGGCGGCATCGACGAGGACCTGTGGGAGCGGGTCTCCCGGCTCGCCCCCGGTCAGGCCATCGTCGCCTTCCGCAACTTCCTCCGACCGTTGATGGTCACGGTGGACCCCGCCCCCGTGAGGTGCCTGCCCGTGGACTGA
- a CDS encoding RNA polymerase sigma factor has product MPRRREPPIDELELHRRALQRDPVILTDLFEFFAQQITRFLRDDLRCGKDAADDAIFDTLLAYVKQPDRYDPQKARLITYLTRAAKHQAWDRSRSEKSAARREREFGRAVELWRRTPKEEMENFVEAIRALDRLVERGHLKDERDVAFLRLFLSGERSTERLAEVLGLGSSPLEQKRRAVKRHRDRLMKILERFGKEDPDEPA; this is encoded by the coding sequence ATGCCACGACGACGAGAACCACCGATAGATGAACTGGAACTGCACAGACGAGCACTTCAGCGAGATCCAGTCATCCTGACTGATCTCTTCGAGTTCTTCGCCCAGCAGATCACCCGGTTCCTGAGAGACGATCTGAGGTGCGGCAAGGACGCGGCTGACGACGCCATCTTCGATACGCTCCTGGCCTACGTGAAGCAGCCCGACCGGTACGATCCCCAGAAAGCTCGATTGATCACCTACCTGACCCGGGCGGCCAAGCATCAGGCGTGGGATCGGAGCAGATCAGAAAAATCGGCAGCCCGGAGGGAGCGAGAATTTGGCCGCGCTGTCGAACTCTGGCGAAGGACTCCGAAGGAGGAAATGGAGAACTTCGTGGAGGCAATACGTGCACTGGATCGACTCGTCGAACGAGGTCACCTGAAAGACGAGCGGGACGTGGCCTTTCTCAGGCTGTTCCTGAGCGGGGAACGGTCCACCGAGCGGTTGGCGGAAGTGCTGGGACTGGGTTCATCACCCCTGGAGCAAAAGCGACGGGCAGTGAAGAGGCATCGGGATCGACTCATGAAGATACTGGAGCGTTTCGGAAAGGAGGACCCCGATGAGCCAGCCTAG